The genome window ACGTAGAATTTGTcgtaaaattattatgaaattatcaTAGACATAAAGTTACACATAAAAATTAGCCAACATAACAGCAAAAATAATCTAAACAACAACCATATTAGGCCAAACAACcacaaaatatttaataaaagcCCATTTTTAggcatttcaaaaaaaaaaaaaaaatcctttaataATTCAATGATTACTTCAAcccattcccaaaaaaaaaaaaaaaaatctctaattttctatttaatttttttaatgcctatcctaaaataataataataatcccaGTGCCACCAGTGTAAGCAAaggaaaacaataataataatgatggcttaaagaaaacaaaacaaaaacacacaactTTAAAAAGGTTCAGTTAATGTATACCTATACATTAACCATTCATTTTACCCAttcattttggaaaaatttttataaagaattaaaaaaattgtcaaaataattaattattttttcatttttcataaaaaatttcataaaatggtTTACGTATACCTAAGAACACACATTAGTGAAACCCTTAAAAAATATCCCTATAAGCGTACCTTCATGAAAATTGCATCAGCATTTGGAATGGCTTGAAACATGTCACCTCCAACATGTGTGACTCCATCATAAATGGTTGCCGTAGAAACAACATGTGGTAGATCAAAGTTGATGCCTTTGATGTGTGGATTGGATTTCACAATCTCAGCTATGGCAGTACCAGTTCCACCTCCCACATCCACTAATGATGCCACAGAACCAAGACCATCTTTATACTCACAGACAAAAGTATTCATCACAATATTGACCGTACAAGCCATGCCATCATTGAACAACTTGTTGAATTCAGGATTTACGGAGGCATAGTCCCAAATCATACGCCCATGAGCCTTCTCAAAGGCTAGGCCACCTTCTTTGACACATTGGCCAAAATAGTGCCATGGTATCATTAGCCAAGGATGGTCCTCCATGATTAGCATAGGAGCTAGGGTCACCTTGGAATCATGCAATAGCCATCTTGATGAGTGGGTCAGGCCGTACTTAGTTTCTCCACCTTCTGATGTCTGATGTGCGGCGAAGATCTTTCTGCGGACTAGCAATCTCATGACAAGTGCGAGGTAGCTGATATCTGGGGAGTGTGCATCAGGAATACCAGCAACTATCTGGGATAAGGTTATTGGTTCACCATGCATGTTTATAATGTCAGGTATGCGAAGCTCAACAGCGCATTTCACAGCCTTGGTGTCTATAAAGCTAAACATGTATTTCCATATATCAGCTTGCCCTTGTAGTTGTAGCTCTGCTTCAGCTTCTTTTGTCCCCattctcaactctctctctctctctctctctctctctctctctctctctctctctcttgcaaaTGAAGTGGAACAGAGGTGGTGAGAGCCTTATATAATTTTCTGAAGGGCTTGTTGGGTGCAAGTTTAGAACAATATGGCTAGGAGTAGAATTTAGTATTTAAGTTGCTGTTATGCTAGATACGAAAAAAAACAGAGTATTGCAGAAAATCTATTGCTGAAACTCTATTtcattgcaatttttatttctttttacgGATGTTACAACTTCATTTACAActcacatctatctatagatgtgttAGGAGTTTAGGATGACTACAAGCTTCAAGAATACTACAGAAGTTTGCTTCATTTCTCTTTAATTGACATTTGTCCATGAGGTGTCTACTTGCATACTTGCTTGGTGCTGGATTCTTCATTTATTGACACTTAGATTTCAGTTGCTTCTTCTTTGACACATAGGGAGCCACACttcaattacaaattacattttaacaCCTCCTCTTAATTTGTAattctcacatttttcttgaaCTCTTCCAATTTTTCGGAAGTACCAACTTTTGTAAAAACATCTGCTAGTTGCTCATTTTTGTTGACAAAGTTGAGCTGTATTTCTTCTTCTTGCACCAATTTTCTGATGAAGTGATGGCAGAGTTCAATGTGCTTTGTTCTACTGTGAAACACCGGATTTTTGGTCATAGCAATGGCTGACATGTAGTCACAGTAGATGATGGTTGGCATCTCTTCACTCTGTTGCATGTCTAAAAGAATTCTTCTTAGCCATACAGCTTCACATGCTGCATCTATTACTACTATGTATTCGGCTTCGGCTGATGATAATGCAATCGTTTTCTGCTTCTTTGAGGATCAAGAAATTGGTTTTGTACCTAGGCAAAATAAGTAACCATAAGTGCTCTTACAATTATCAATTGAACCTACCCAGTTGCTATTTGTATATCCCACTAGCGTgctgtctttttctttcacatATTTGATGCCAAGTTTCTTTGTACCATTTAGGTAGCGTAGAATTCTTTTTTCTGTTGTGAGGTGGATTTTGCTTGGTTCATTCATGAATCTGAAAATAAGACTGACTGGTTGCTCAATATTTGGCCTTGTgtttgttaaataaattaagcTTCCAACCAAACTTCGATGATTTCTAGCATCAACTTTTTCTGCGCTATATTTTATGCCAAGTTTCTTTGTACCATTTAGGTAGCGTAGAATTCTTTTTGCTACTGTGAGGTGGATTTTGCTTGGTTCATTCATGAATCTGGAAATAAGACTGACTGGTTGCTCAATATTTGGCCTTGTgtttgttaaataaattaagcTTCCAACCAAACTTCGATAATTTCTAGCATCAATCAACTTTTTCTACGCCATCGTCTGAATGCAATTTCTCATTGAATGCCATTGGGGTGGATACTAGTTTGCAGCTGTTCATTTGGAACCTTTTGAGTAGATCTTCaagatatttttcttaagaaataaatatttctCCTTTGCAATGACATACTTGGATCCCTAGAAAATATTTCATGGAACCTAAGTCTGTCATTTCTTATTCTTTCATCATTGTTCCTTTAAATTCTGCAACCATCTCTGGGTTTGTACCTGCATAAATAagatcatcaacatataaacaaattaaaagaaaatcttttATACCTTTTTTCTTGACATATAGTGATGGTTCACTTGGACTTCTTTGGAATCCATTTTGCTGAAAACATGAGTCAATTTTACTATTCCATGCTTGCGGCCCTTACTTTAGTCCATATAAGGCCTTTTTGGTACGATAGACCTtgtcttcttttcctttctgcACATAGCTTGGAGGTTGTTCCACATATACCTCTTCTTCGAGTTCTCCATTTAAGAATGCTGCTTTTACATCAAACTGGAAAACTtgttgataggccaagaatgtattgaccccttgtgatgaattaattgattactaagccaagtttattaattaatcaaattaacatgcaatgtacgtggcaacacaaacaaatcaccaattaaactaagtatacagcaaaaaataaattgacacggtgatttgttcatgaatggagaaaacctacatggcaaaaaccccaccggatgattttaaggtcaccactcccgagaatccactattatcaaaacaagcagttacaagtaaaggaatcccagtaccttctactaacctacagttgaacccttacctccatacccaattggacttgttctgtattgacaatctctcattttcaatgcacgactcccagtacgtgactaaccaattgcgcaaatcccagtacgcgacttgatcaccaacttgagaaggatgttggctgcaaagttcttcagttcatcacacaatgaagatcatgaagttgcttggtcacaaaaccttacggtgtacaaaacacagcagcttcttcaagagaaagaagaactagaGCAAACTAAGTTTCCGGTCACACTCTTCTTCACACTTATGGAATTGTGCTCTTATGTAACTTTTGTATCCTTTTACAgccctcaaaataatccttatatatgtttagggttgtgagaaaagaaagcccaaacatatacccacggattagattgaaatcagttctgaaaaactgaatttcataaaccttgatagatagccatctatcgagctagctgtcaagcCACGGGCTGAAACaacttttaaacctcgatagatgctagctgtcgagctttaaaatcttgcactttctcacttaattcttggacaaatttgtaggctttaacacttgaacttgaaaccttgtttcttgaagcattaaacaaatcctagatctacctaattacaagtaaagtgtgttttgtcaaaggattagccaattacataaaatgttgacatatattcctaacattgAGTCaaatatgtcctaacacttGTAGCTCCATTTGGGCTGCTATGGCTAGGACAGTTCTGATAGTTTCCATGCGAGCAACTAGTGCAAAAGACCCAGTTGTTGTGAGTAACCTTTTGCCACTAATCGAGCCTTGTGCTTTTGAATTGAACCatcttctttgtacttggtcTTATAGACCCATTTTAGCCtgattacttctttcttttcaggctGATCAACAAGTTCCCATGTGTTATTCTTTTCAATAGTTGCAATTTCATCATCCATTGCTTTTATCCAAACTTCTTCTTTAGCTacttcttcaaaattttgaggCTCACATGCAAAAAATGCTACATTAGATGATTCATAAATTTCTTTGAGAGAACGTACTTTTCTTGGTGGAGTTTCAAACTTTAAAGATGTTCTAATTGATGGACTTGCTCTTGTTGATGGGCTATGGCTTGGACTTGCACTTGGAGTTGATTGAGAACTTGAACCTTCTTGATTTGTCACTGGTTCAATAATCTCTAACATCTTAAGCCCTTGATTGGAATCGCTTTCCCAATTCCATGTTGCTGATTCATCAAAAATAGCATCACAAGAAATCACCATCTTGTTTGTTTTAGGATTGTAAATGCGGTAGCCTTTTGATTCATTCTTGTAGCCGACaaagattttcttttctcctttttcatcaaacttttctctttcttgttttAGAATATGAGCATAAGCAACACATCCAAACACTTTTAGTAGATGGACTTAAGGTTTCTGTCCATGCCAAGCTTGATAAGGAGTCTTGTTCAGAACGGCCTTTGTAGGAGACCTATTTAAGATATAAACAGCAATGTTAACTACTTCAGCCCACAAATTATTTGATAGCCCTTTCCATTTTAACATGCTTCATGTCATTTCCACAATTGTATGGTTTTTGTGTTCTGCCTcgccattttgttgtggagtatgACGAACTGTGAGTTGTCTTTGAATGCCTTGCTCTTTGCAATATTTTTGGAAAGGTTCATAAATAAATTCTCCACCATGATATGTTCTAAGAGTCTTCATTTTTCTGCCACTTTGTTTCTCTACAAAAGctttaaactaaagaaaaacattaaaagcCTCTGATTTTTGTTTAAGAAAATAGACCCACATCATTCTAGTATAGTATCTATTATCATTGAATGATGGGGTTCTTGTTGGTCCACAAATATCAGCATGCATCAATTCAAGTGGTGCTCGGGCTCTCCATGCAGTTTTTGGAAACGGAAGCCTATGCATTTTTCCATAAATACAACCTTCACAAACTTGATTTAGCTTAGCAATAGGAGGCAATCCTTGGACCATATTTTTATCCTCTGGTAATTTGAGGCCATTGTAATTTAAATGTCCCTATCTTAAATGCCACAAATATGCTTCATCTATTTTTTCAGTCTTGAAGGCAAAATTCTCAGCTAGTGGCATAGTGAGAggaaaaacatttttagaatTCATTTTTACTTTTGCCACTTTAGAATTATTCTTCTTATCTATGATTGTCCCTTCATtatcatcaaaatttattttgtagccTTTCCTTAATAGTTGTCCAAGACTTAAAAGATTTGCGACTAAACCAGGAACAAAATGCACATCATAGATAAGTTTAGGGACAAATTACAgattacccacctgtggtttgatctaaatttaagttgtctatctgtagtttaaaatttgacactttgcCCACTTGAAGTAAGCTCTGTTAGGGTTCCATAACCAACCTCGTTACTTTTTCTGttaaaacataacaaaatcaaagaaaagaagatcaaaaagtggtgtttgtaaaaatatagaaaCTTGGCTCAAGAACTTCAATAgattacaaaattttctcaaagaTTAACTTGTACCGTCAAAGACTCAAAATAGCTACTTTAACAACGTTTTTGGTAttcaagaaagaaataaaaagaacattAATCTATACTAGAAtcactactctctctctctctctctctcttttcctaaCTCTTTATCACCTCTCTCCAATCCTtcagtctctctttctctctacgGTTTTCTCTCCTCCATCTTCCACAATCCAAACCCACAGCTGAGCTCCACCCAACACCGATTATCAAGATAAAGTCACCAACCTAGGGCAACTGTAACACCACCAAACCCACGGGCCACAGCTGAACTACCATGGGCAAGGGAGGTGAATTGACAAAGGAGGACAAGGGGTGTGTCTAAAGGCAATGAAGAAACAGGGGCATTGGGAGTGGAAATTGGGGAGggttgttttagggttttgcaATTTGGGATATCTTtgagaagagaagaagatgaagatgatgagagaTGTGGTGACAAAATTAGAAACAGTGGTTCTCTGCAATTTgcttctctttgatttcttttttatttttatttttaattttattgttggttttaattttcttgcaaAGAGTTTTGAATGGTTTGTCTAAATTTTGAAGAAGTCTATGATAGAGTAACAGTAGAGATGGGTTTGCCGTTTTCCTTTGAATACTGGTGTTTCTTAAAACTgggtttgttttcttattttccaaCTGCGATTTCTTATCTTCTCACAGTAGGGTTGTGGGGCTTGATTTCTTgtcttgtttttaattttgcttgATCTAGCTACAGAGTTGTTGTATATACAAATGGtctatgtttttttgttttactcttAATTGTATTCGACTCATAATTTGTAGAGTTTATCTTGTTCTATTAAAGTTTTGAgccaaatttctaaaattttacaaatgccactttttgatcttcttttctttgattttgttatgttttttacGTTTTAACGGAGAAAGTGATGGGTGGGTTACGGAATCTTAATGGAGTTTATCTTAGGTGGACAAAGTACcaaattttaaaccacatgTAGGCAATTTAAATTCGAGTCAAACCACATGTGGGTATTCTATAATTTGCCCTAAGTTTAGAGTTACCTCCTTTTGATTCAACAGCTACTACACCTTTTCCTTTGATGTCATGAAATTTTCCATCTCCAAGCTTCACTTTGGATGTGTAGCCTTGATCAAGACTCACGAAAAATTCTTTGCTTCCTATCATATGATTACTGCAAGCACTATCCAGATACCATGTACTTCTTGGTTCTTGTTGTACAAACATACATGAGAAAAACACATGTGCATTTTCAACCTCCTTAGTGAAGTTGACATGATGTTCTTCTTTAGCacttttatcatctttttaccAATACTCTCTTTGAGAGTGATTTGGGATTTTACACTCAGTGCATCGAAAATAGCAATTTTTGGACTCATGTCCAGATTTTTCACAGATTATGCATTGAgttaatagaaaattttctttggcttgaaaaacttctttttcCTCTGCCTTGACCTCTAAAATTATGTTTTCCTCGTCCTCCTCCAGTTTGATTCCTTTGTTGGGAGGAACTGCTGGCTTTATTTCcttgttcattttttgtgtttttattgtcTATACTTTTCACTTTAGATTGAAATgcttagggtgagtttggttcagctttttgaaaaagtgcataatgaaaaagtggagttttgtaaaagtgcataatgaaaaagtggagtttcaaaaaactgagtgtttggtaaaagctgttaaaaagtgcataatgaaaaagctaagtgtttggctagcacttataaaagtggctttttgagggttaaatgaccaaaaaggacaatgtatatataagggaatttatttcatactttttttttttttttatgtgagtttgtttcatacttaaatcaattacttcatcatacttaaatcaatttttctctttctaaaaaaattatttttttcttaccaatattagctaataataacctaccacttaagatttattgtgaaagtattgtaaaaatattgtgataaaaattgatagtaattttaattttaacatactattaaaattatttttttctctttctaaaaaaattatttttttctcaccaatattagctaataatagcctaccttaaaatttattgtaaaaatattgtgaaaatattatgatataatttctttttctcccttttttttctctccacacACGTGGctctacttccttttttttttctcctctttttttctcatccacccaCGTAAccacactcttttcttttcctttttccttctttcctctaCCATCTTCAGTCCAGAACATTcccagctctctttcttttcttttttcttttttgcctctTAGCACTTCGGTCCAGAACACagctctgcttcttcttcttttctttttcttttttcctcttagcACTTCGGTCCAGAACATagctctgcttcttcttcttttctttttttttttttcctcttagcacTTCAAATCGGAACACATCGGAACCATCGGAACCAACGCCAGAACTcatcctttattctttttttttcacactccagagaagaagatgatgatgatgatgatgacgaagatgaagatgaagatgattgaaacataaggattttgggattttgggttttttttttctatggattttgggttgattttgagttgggtttgggatgggttttccggatttgagttgattttaagttgtttttgtgttgattttgagttatttttggtttggttttgttgattctGTGTTCGGAATATCaaaggttgaaatgggttttgttgattgtggGGGTAGACCGGTGAAGAAGCAGAGGAAGACGAAaaggaagaagacgaagaaaaaAGACACAGATGAGATGAGGGCGTGAGAGAACTGATGGGTATTTCGGTATTTTTCAGGTTTGCAACGGTAATATACAAAACGCGCATAgcgcgttttcatttatggaccccTAAGGGTCCATAATCCCTTCCGCATTTGTTCTCAGTTTTTTCTCAAtgctcaaaacgcaacttttataaaaaaagttgcgttttgagtTTACCAAACGCAAAAGTTGGTTGAGCTTTTTTCAAAACGCGctttttgggctcaaaaagctgaaacaaacggGCACATAATCCCTTCCGCGTTTGTTCTCAGTTTTTTCTCAATGCTCAAAatgcaacttttataaaaaagttgcgttttgagtTTACCAAACGCAAAAGTTGGTTGAGCTTTTTTCAAAACGCGCTTTTTGGGCTAAAAAAGCCgaaacaaacgggcacttaTTCAAAAGATTGAGTAGAAAATCTACCCATCCATTTTCATGTGCTTCAAGAGATCCACAAAGCTCATGAGTTTTGATAAATCTTTAGCTTCTTCAATTGTAGCAACCACatgttcaaattttattgaCAAACTTCTTAGTATTTTCTCTATAATTTTTGATCATTTACATTATCTCCATAGCctctaatttgatttattattgCTGAAACTTTAGAGAAAAATTCTTGCACAGTTTCATTTTCTTCCATTTGCAAGTTATCAAATTCTCTCCAAAGATTTTGTAGTTTAATAGAAATTACTTTATCATAGCCACTAAAttgctttttcaaaatttcccaTGCTTCTTTAGATTTAGTTGCACTAGAAATTCTAGGGAAAATAGTTTTGCTTGTACTCCTTTAGCTTTGCTGCTGCCAAAGTTGACAAATCTTCTGGCTGTTCATAGCCTTCttcaattaaatcccacaaatcTTGTGAGATGAAGAGTGTCTTCATTTGTGTGCTCCAAAAATCATAGCTCTCACCGGTGAAGATGGGAACAATGTTTTGGGCATAGTGGAAGATCGTTGTACTTGTACTTGCTGCCATGGTTTATGGTTGTCTGGTTTATAATTCTAGGACAAAAGGGGCTggtgctctgataccaaattgTTGGGTACAAGTTTAGAACAATATGGCTAGGAGTAGAATTTAGTATTTAAGTTGCTGTTACACTAGATATGAAAAAAAACAGAGTATTGCTGAAACTCTATTtcattgcaatttttatttctttttcagatGTTACAACTTCATTTACAACtcacatctatatatagatgtgttAGGAGTTTAGGATGACTACAAGCTTCAAGAATACCACAGAAGTTTGcttcatttctttttaattgacACTTGTCCATAAGGTGTCTATTTGCATGCTTGCTTGGTGCTGGATTCTTCATTTGTTGACACTtatggcttgtttggatggagggggaaggggaaggggggggggggagtagaggggaatagagtagagttggctaaaaataagctaattttgttttaaatttactctactctactctactctactctccctccctctccctcaatccaaacggaccattagATTTTAGTTGCTTCTTTCTTTGACACATATGGAGCCACTTGTCaattgcaaattacattttaacaGGGCTTTGATCATCTAGTACTTCAAAGTCAAGAGTCAAAATATTATCTATCTGCATACGttaaatctctttttttgtaaaatacaCATCAAATCTCATcaggaataaaattaaaatgttaaattcactaactatttaaagaaaatgctAAATATTGATATCCTCGAATAAAAGTGTATTACTAAATATGGATATCATCACATGTAGGCCGGAAGGTTCACTTCAAAGATTCATCCTCACTTCAAAAGTATACGTATTAGTCTAATACTAATGGTTTCTAGATTTTTACTATAAATATGTAATACATTTATTTAAATGACTATTGAACCAATTAACCACTTAGAGCCTTTTACAAAATTTCTTCACCCTTCTTAATGCCAAACCAGCTGGTCCGTGAGCAGGGTTTATAGGGAGTTGCACACTTGCTTCGAAGAACTCTAGCCCAGGCTTGGTCATTTTCCCCATATAATCTCCAATTAAGCTTAGCAAGCAAAGCTATGTTCCTTGGTCCAGCAGCTAATAAACCCAGGTCTCCTTCATTTTTTGGTACAAGGCAATTAATTGGAATTTAAATTCTTGCTCCTTTATTTTCCCATTggaatctatatctatatattactaaaagctgaagcgtgaTATTTATTGCTGCTGAACTCCTGTTGCGCCACCTCATCGCCACATCATTCGctacataattattatttattatttattcctatttttttttttacaaatatatataaatagattattgactttacatatttatttatgtcggttttaacatctatatatatatatatatatatatttcttttttatttccaatttttctataattttttttacattcacttattttttaaatatttacactttcttcaacctttcttcttctcttacctttttatctctccactaccctctactttaatattgctattcatctttctcttcatcttcttttatttgtctcttcttatcccttctctcttactataaatttgtcactattttccattctttacatagttttctctcacaaGAAGGttctctctcacaaaaaggttctctctctctctctctctcaatgttttggtggatttttattttttattgcaccTCCGCTTtagattaataaatttttgtgtttttaagaactctaatttaggttgatacgttttctcaaaaaaaaaaaaaatttaggttgaTACGATTTATTTTcgtgttttaagttattattattattttactatttgattgttaaattttatccgattacattataaaaaattaaagatagtagataaaaatctatatattactaaaagctgaagcgtggTATTTATTGCTGCTGAACTCCTGTTGCGCCACCTCATCGCCACATCATTCGctacataattattatttattatttattatttattccttttttttttacaaatatatataaatagattatt of Quercus lobata isolate SW786 chromosome 8, ValleyOak3.0 Primary Assembly, whole genome shotgun sequence contains these proteins:
- the LOC115958600 gene encoding (R,S)-reticuline 7-O-methyltransferase-like; the protein is MGTKEAEAELQLQGQADIWKYMFSFIDTKAVKCAVELRIPDIINMHGEPITLSQIVAGIPDAHSPDISYLALVMRLLVRRKIFAAHQTSEGGETKYGLTHSSRWLLHDSKVTLAPMLIMEDHPWLMIPWHYFGQCVKEGGLAFEKAHGRMIWDYASVNPEFNKLFNDGMACTVNIVMNTFVCEYKDGLGSVASLVDVGGGTGTAIAEIVKSNPHIKGINFDLPHVVSTATIYDGVTHVGGDMFQAIPNADAIFMKWIMHDWDDESCVKILKNCQKAIPKETGKVIIVDVVLQPEGNAIFDDTGIAFDLLMIAHVSGGKERTEFEWKKVLEEGGFPRYNIIKIPALPYIIEAFPK